A window of the Streptomyces sp. JB150 genome harbors these coding sequences:
- a CDS encoding TadE/TadG family type IV pilus assembly protein, giving the protein MPYDGKPRDRGQVALEYLGFIPVLVLVALAGVQLGLIAYAAQQAGTAARAGARAASLDLSAQDGCAQAVSGWLADGTACGEARGADEVTVTATVEIPSVVFGWDFDPARKSATMPLDSTTDED; this is encoded by the coding sequence ATGCCGTACGACGGGAAGCCACGCGATCGCGGCCAGGTCGCCCTCGAATACCTCGGGTTCATCCCGGTCCTCGTCCTCGTCGCCCTGGCCGGCGTCCAGCTCGGGCTGATCGCGTACGCCGCCCAGCAGGCCGGCACGGCGGCCAGGGCCGGCGCGCGGGCCGCCTCCCTCGACCTGAGCGCCCAGGACGGCTGCGCGCAGGCGGTCAGCGGCTGGCTGGCCGACGGCACCGCGTGCGGGGAGGCACGGGGAGCCGACGAGGTGACCGTCACCGCCACCGTCGAGATCCCCTCCGTCGTCTTCGGCTGGGACTTCGACCCCGCCCGGAAGTCCGCCACCATGCCGCTCGACTCGACCACCGACGAAGACTGA
- a CDS encoding type II secretion system F family protein, translated as MELNTLVALTTGVALLTCVLAVAGVHAYASGRAQRQALVDRLTAAGQVPSTGRRRRFRTLDRRLRRTAFGRRLELRLAATGLDVTPGEFFAAMLATVAGLWLIGQATLAPFFGPIAGLTGVWAATQFLNWQRQKRIERFINQLPELARILANATHAGLALRTAIGMAAEELEAPAGEELAKVANQLAVGASMDDALGELAERLPSRELGVLVTTLVLANRAGGQLVGALRNLTETLEERKETRREIRTQLSQVNMTSYAVPVMGIGSLFLMNGVKDGALDRMTGSPVGQACVIIAFALYAVGFVLIRRMSRIDV; from the coding sequence ATGGAACTGAATACCCTCGTTGCCCTGACGACCGGCGTCGCCCTGCTGACCTGCGTCCTCGCGGTCGCCGGCGTCCACGCCTACGCCTCGGGCCGGGCCCAGCGCCAGGCCCTGGTCGACCGCCTCACGGCAGCCGGCCAGGTCCCGTCCACCGGCCGCCGGCGCCGCTTCCGCACCCTCGACCGCCGCCTGCGCCGTACGGCGTTCGGCCGGCGCCTGGAACTGCGGCTCGCGGCGACCGGCCTGGACGTCACACCCGGCGAGTTCTTCGCCGCGATGCTCGCCACCGTCGCGGGCCTGTGGCTGATCGGCCAGGCCACCCTCGCGCCGTTCTTCGGCCCCATCGCGGGCCTGACCGGCGTCTGGGCGGCGACTCAGTTCCTCAACTGGCAGCGCCAGAAGCGCATCGAGCGGTTCATCAACCAGCTTCCCGAACTGGCCCGCATCCTCGCCAACGCCACCCACGCCGGGCTCGCGCTGCGTACGGCCATCGGCATGGCGGCGGAGGAGCTGGAGGCCCCGGCGGGCGAGGAACTGGCCAAGGTGGCGAACCAGCTGGCGGTCGGCGCGTCCATGGACGACGCGCTCGGCGAACTCGCCGAACGGCTCCCGTCCCGCGAACTCGGGGTCCTCGTGACGACGCTGGTGCTCGCCAACCGCGCGGGCGGCCAGCTCGTCGGCGCGCTGCGCAACCTGACCGAGACGCTGGAGGAGCGCAAGGAGACCCGGCGGGAGATCCGCACCCAGCTCTCCCAGGTGAACATGACCTCGTACGCCGTCCCGGTCATGGGCATCGGCTCCCTCTTCCTGATGAACGGCGTGAAGGACGGCGCCCTGGACCGGATGACCGGCTCACCGGTCGGCCAGGCCTGCGTGATCATCGCGTTCGCGCTCTACGCGGTCGGTTTCGTCCTGATCCGCCGGATGTCCCGGATCGACGTCTGA
- the cpaB gene encoding Flp pilus assembly protein CpaB, with translation MNSRQRRGVILLLLSVLCALGAFAGVLSVVNDAKSKVGPEVTAYRLRQRIEPYTPLTAGQFEKIAMPERWLSPNAVRDLSEIRGKIAVTTLQKGSLLQTDMIVARPALRPGEQEVAIMIDAATGVAGKITAGARVNVYATFEGEREGDPDQSKIIVTDARVLDVGELTALRPDEDDRGREPTDAVPITFALSALDAQRLTYAESFAERVRLALVAPGGDSTVPEKDRTYELAKDK, from the coding sequence ATGAACTCCCGTCAGCGCCGCGGCGTGATACTGCTGCTCCTGTCCGTCCTGTGCGCCCTCGGCGCGTTCGCGGGCGTCCTGTCCGTCGTCAACGACGCGAAGTCCAAGGTCGGCCCCGAGGTCACCGCCTACCGGCTCCGGCAGAGGATCGAGCCGTACACCCCGCTGACCGCCGGGCAGTTCGAGAAGATCGCGATGCCCGAGCGCTGGCTGTCGCCCAACGCGGTCCGCGACCTGTCGGAGATCCGCGGCAAGATCGCCGTCACCACCCTCCAGAAGGGCTCCCTGCTCCAGACCGACATGATCGTCGCGCGACCCGCCCTGCGCCCCGGCGAGCAGGAGGTCGCCATCATGATCGACGCGGCGACCGGCGTCGCCGGGAAGATCACCGCGGGCGCCCGGGTCAACGTCTACGCCACCTTCGAGGGCGAGCGGGAAGGCGACCCGGACCAGTCGAAGATCATCGTCACCGACGCCCGGGTCCTCGACGTCGGTGAGCTGACCGCCCTGCGACCGGACGAGGACGACCGCGGCCGCGAGCCCACCGACGCCGTGCCCATCACCTTCGCCCTGTCCGCCCTCGACGCCCAGCGCCTCACCTACGCCGAGTCCTTCGCCGAGCGGGTCCGGCTCGCCCTGGTCGCGCCCGGCGGTGACTCCACGGTCCCCGAGAAGGACCGGACGTACGAACTCGCGAAGGACAAGTGA
- a CDS encoding AAA family ATPase has protein sequence MPTRILPAVGDADAARSVTTLLSQLPDAEPVAPVTDSTQLVDTLARLAADSVDELPEVVVVHERIGPVPALELIREVALRFPAVGVILVTSDASPGLFQAAMDSGARGLVTLPLGYEELASRVQAVSQWSVGVRRHLGHGGDVFTGAGGTVVTVSGAKGGVGTTVTAIQLALAAQASGRATALVDLDLQTGDIASYLDVQFRRSVVDLAAITDISPRVLADAVFRHDTGLALLLAPGEGERGEEVTDRAARQVVSALRSRYETVVIDCGAQLTGAGAAAVEMADTALLVTTPDVVAVRGAKRVVRMWDRLQIRKAEETTVVVNRHTRATEIQPALIRKITGTAVAATTVPAHFKELQAAVDAGRLHELDNRGTVKQALWALAGELGLVKPAADRRAGGRPRGDRGSVSFRRRRDSGG, from the coding sequence ATGCCCACGAGGATCCTGCCGGCGGTCGGCGACGCGGACGCGGCCCGCTCCGTCACCACCCTGCTCAGCCAGCTCCCGGACGCCGAGCCGGTGGCCCCGGTGACGGACTCCACCCAGCTCGTCGACACCCTCGCCCGGCTCGCCGCCGACTCCGTCGACGAACTCCCCGAGGTCGTGGTCGTGCACGAGCGGATCGGCCCCGTCCCCGCCCTCGAACTGATCCGCGAGGTCGCCCTGCGCTTCCCCGCGGTCGGCGTCATCCTCGTCACCTCCGACGCGAGCCCCGGCCTCTTCCAGGCCGCCATGGACTCCGGCGCCCGCGGCCTGGTCACCCTCCCGCTCGGCTACGAGGAACTCGCCAGCCGGGTGCAGGCGGTCTCGCAGTGGTCGGTCGGCGTCCGCCGCCATCTCGGGCACGGCGGGGACGTGTTCACCGGCGCCGGCGGCACCGTCGTCACCGTCAGCGGCGCCAAGGGCGGCGTCGGCACCACGGTCACCGCCATCCAGCTGGCCCTTGCCGCCCAGGCCTCCGGCCGCGCCACCGCCCTCGTCGACCTGGACCTCCAGACCGGCGACATCGCCTCCTACCTCGACGTCCAGTTCCGCCGCTCGGTCGTCGACCTCGCCGCCATCACCGACATCTCGCCGCGCGTCCTCGCCGACGCCGTCTTCCGCCACGACACCGGCCTCGCCCTGCTGCTCGCCCCCGGCGAGGGCGAACGCGGCGAGGAGGTCACCGACCGCGCCGCCCGCCAGGTCGTCAGCGCCCTGCGCTCCCGCTACGAGACGGTCGTCATCGACTGCGGCGCCCAGCTCACCGGCGCCGGCGCCGCCGCCGTCGAGATGGCCGACACCGCGCTGCTGGTCACCACCCCGGACGTGGTCGCCGTCCGCGGCGCCAAACGCGTGGTGCGCATGTGGGACCGGCTGCAGATCCGCAAGGCCGAGGAGACCACCGTCGTCGTCAACCGCCACACGCGCGCGACGGAGATCCAGCCGGCTCTCATCCGCAAGATCACCGGTACGGCGGTGGCGGCCACCACCGTCCCCGCCCACTTCAAGGAACTCCAGGCCGCCGTCGACGCGGGCCGCCTGCACGAACTGGACAACCGCGGCACGGTCAAACAGGCCCTGTGGGCCCTCGCGGGCGAACTCGGCCTGGTGAAACCGGCGGCGGACCGCCGGGCGGGCGGACGGCCGCGCGGCGACCGGGGATCGGTGAGCTTCCGCAGGCGCAGGGACTCGGGGGGATGA
- a CDS encoding ATP-binding protein yields the protein MGAGHASTEYDPRPSAVGQARAEVRRQLEGWGLAERDDLEDLVATAELLVSELATNAVVHAASRFRLTLSAAHGVLRCEVTDAGRRVPQVLQAGTSESGRGMFLVDALARRWGCHQDGQGKTVWFELGTCACDGCGRRRP from the coding sequence ATGGGCGCGGGCCACGCGAGCACCGAATACGACCCCCGCCCCTCCGCGGTCGGCCAGGCCCGCGCGGAGGTCCGCCGGCAGCTGGAGGGCTGGGGGCTCGCCGAGCGCGACGACCTGGAGGACCTGGTGGCCACCGCCGAACTCCTCGTCAGCGAGCTGGCCACCAACGCCGTCGTGCACGCCGCGAGCCGCTTCCGGCTGACCCTGTCCGCCGCCCACGGCGTGCTGCGCTGCGAGGTCACGGACGCCGGCCGCCGGGTGCCGCAGGTGCTCCAGGCGGGCACCTCCGAGAGCGGCCGCGGGATGTTCCTGGTGGACGCGCTCGCCCGCCGCTGGGGCTGCCACCAGGACGGGCAGGGCAAGACCGTGTGGTTCGAGCTCGGCACCTGCGCCTGCGACGGCTGCGGACGGCGCCGGCCGTAG
- a CDS encoding SigE family RNA polymerase sigma factor: MDEYAEFAGARAGHLYRSACLLTAGDTHQAEDLVQETLGRLYVSWHRVSRAGNPAAYAQTVLTRTFLAQKRRRSSTERATDVLPERADTGAGDAPLRLTLLEALARLPVKDRAVVVLRYWEDRSVQETADVLHVSNASVRTRCVRALARLRELLGEDLAEYAAT, translated from the coding sequence GTGGACGAGTACGCGGAGTTCGCGGGGGCGCGGGCCGGACATCTGTACCGGTCCGCCTGTCTGCTGACCGCCGGGGACACGCATCAGGCCGAGGACCTGGTGCAGGAGACCCTGGGGCGGCTGTACGTCAGCTGGCACCGGGTCAGCCGGGCCGGGAACCCCGCCGCGTACGCGCAGACCGTGCTCACGCGGACCTTTCTCGCGCAGAAGCGGCGGCGCAGCAGTACCGAGCGGGCGACCGACGTGCTGCCCGAGCGGGCCGATACCGGTGCGGGTGACGCTCCGCTGCGGCTGACCCTGCTGGAGGCGCTGGCCCGGCTGCCCGTCAAGGACCGCGCCGTCGTCGTGCTGCGCTACTGGGAGGACCGCAGCGTCCAGGAGACCGCCGACGTGCTGCACGTCAGCAACGCCTCCGTACGCACCCGGTGCGTGCGCGCTCTCGCACGGCTGCGGGAACTGCTCGGCGAGGACCTGGCCGAGTACGCCGCGACCTGA
- a CDS encoding TadE/TadG family type IV pilus assembly protein produces MRGRIRERMRERDSGQVTIEFLGMTPLILITLVLLWQFVLLGYTYVLAGNAADEAVRAATAAAPGERQGVCETAGRDKLPGAWEGGASVECAGAGYVTAHVTLRVPVLFPGAVGFPFEVRGQAGAVEEERD; encoded by the coding sequence ATGCGCGGACGGATACGTGAGCGGATGCGCGAGCGGGACAGCGGCCAGGTCACGATCGAGTTCCTCGGGATGACCCCGCTGATCCTCATCACGCTGGTCCTGCTGTGGCAGTTCGTGCTCCTGGGATACACCTACGTGCTCGCGGGTAACGCTGCCGACGAGGCGGTACGGGCCGCCACGGCGGCGGCGCCGGGCGAACGCCAGGGCGTCTGCGAGACGGCGGGCCGGGACAAGCTGCCGGGAGCCTGGGAGGGGGGCGCGAGCGTGGAGTGCGCGGGCGCGGGCTATGTCACGGCCCACGTGACGCTGAGGGTGCCGGTCCTCTTCCCCGGCGCGGTCGGCTTCCCCTTCGAGGTACGCGGCCAGGCGGGCGCCGTCGAGGAGGAACGGGACTGA
- a CDS encoding MEDS domain-containing protein, translated as MTTTRPATPPAPSGAFDHRIAVHSTDDEFLALALPFLAEGLAAPDEPPPVAITAPAKLDLLRAALGPEDGRRVVTVPHTDWYTGSAANAIARAAAHLAAHAGPGGRIHLLMEPDWAGRAGRSARESAEWIRYEALANVLFAPYATTAMCVYDTRTAGPAVIAAARRAHPDTEVYADPLLVAAELDAVPLPPAPRDAHRLTTPDPHAVRAWAVDRGLAAAAADLFATAVAEAAVDPVTRVLLWGEAPSCVCELRTTRRLDDPLAGFVPPPTAEVRPGQGLWFARQVCAYVDIRHDADGASVRLQYA; from the coding sequence ATGACCACCACCCGGCCAGCCACCCCGCCGGCCCCGTCCGGCGCCTTCGACCACCGCATCGCCGTCCACAGCACCGACGACGAGTTCCTGGCCCTCGCCCTGCCCTTCCTCGCCGAGGGCCTCGCCGCCCCCGACGAGCCCCCGCCGGTCGCCATCACCGCCCCCGCCAAGCTGGACCTGCTGCGCGCCGCGCTCGGCCCCGAGGACGGGCGGCGCGTCGTCACCGTCCCGCACACCGACTGGTACACCGGCTCCGCCGCCAACGCCATCGCGCGCGCCGCCGCCCACCTCGCCGCCCACGCCGGCCCCGGCGGCCGTATCCACCTCCTCATGGAACCGGACTGGGCGGGACGCGCCGGCCGCTCCGCCCGCGAGTCCGCCGAGTGGATCCGCTACGAGGCCCTGGCCAACGTCCTGTTCGCCCCGTACGCCACCACCGCCATGTGCGTCTACGACACCCGCACCGCGGGCCCCGCCGTCATCGCCGCCGCCCGCCGCGCCCACCCCGACACCGAGGTGTACGCCGACCCGCTGCTGGTCGCCGCCGAACTGGACGCCGTACCCCTGCCGCCCGCGCCCCGCGACGCGCACCGGCTGACCACGCCGGACCCGCACGCCGTCCGCGCCTGGGCGGTCGACCGGGGCCTGGCCGCCGCCGCGGCCGACCTGTTCGCGACGGCGGTCGCGGAGGCCGCCGTGGACCCGGTCACCCGCGTACTGCTGTGGGGCGAGGCGCCGTCCTGCGTGTGCGAACTGCGCACCACCCGCCGCCTCGACGACCCGCTCGCGGGCTTCGTCCCCCCGCCCACCGCCGAGGTACGGCCCGGCCAGGGCCTGTGGTTCGCCCGCCAGGTCTGCGCGTACGTCGACATCCGCCACGACGCCGACGGGGCCTCGGTCCGCCTCCAGTACGCGTAG
- a CDS encoding glycoside hydrolase family 18 protein, translated as MRLWSGAVTAALGLALPFSLLTATEASAADVNNVRNAGFESGLADWTCSAGSGTAVSSPVHGGAAALKATPAGQDNARCTQTVAVKPNSTYTLSAWVQGGYAYLGATGTGTTDVSTWTPDSTTWKELRTTFTTGASTTSVTVYTHGWYGQAAYYADDISVHGPDGGGGGDPAPTIPGAPGGLRVSGTTSSSVSLTWNTVSGATGYTVYRNGTKATAVTGTSATVTGLAAATSYSFQVTATNAAGESPKSTTVTATTAPSGGGNGPALPKHVVTGYWQNFNNGAAVQKLSDVPSQYDIIAVAFADATGTPGAVTFTLDSAGLGGYTVDQFKADIRAKQAAGKKVIISVGGERGTVTVNDAASATNFANSVYALMREYGFDGVDIDLENGLNATYMTQALRALSAKAGPSMILTMAPQTIDMQSTSNSYFQTALNVKDILTVVNMQYYNSGSMLGCDGKVYSQGTVDFLTALACIQLEGGLAPSQVGLGLPASTRAAGGGYVSPSVVNSALDCLTKGTNCGSFKPSRTYPDLRGAMTWSTNWDATAGNAWSNAVGPHVHALP; from the coding sequence ATCCGCCTCTGGTCCGGCGCCGTCACCGCCGCCCTCGGCCTCGCCCTGCCGTTCTCCCTCCTGACGGCCACCGAGGCGTCCGCGGCCGACGTCAACAACGTCAGGAACGCCGGATTCGAGTCGGGCCTGGCCGACTGGACCTGCTCGGCCGGCAGCGGTACGGCCGTCTCCTCCCCCGTGCACGGCGGCGCGGCCGCGCTGAAGGCCACGCCCGCCGGACAGGACAACGCCCGCTGTACGCAGACGGTGGCCGTGAAGCCCAACTCGACGTACACGCTGAGCGCGTGGGTCCAGGGCGGCTACGCCTACCTGGGCGCGACCGGCACCGGCACGACGGACGTCTCGACCTGGACCCCCGACTCCACGACGTGGAAGGAACTGAGGACGACGTTCACGACCGGGGCCTCGACCACCTCGGTGACGGTGTACACCCACGGCTGGTACGGCCAGGCCGCGTACTACGCGGACGACATCTCCGTCCACGGCCCCGACGGCGGCGGAGGCGGCGACCCGGCCCCGACGATCCCGGGCGCCCCCGGCGGCCTCCGGGTCTCCGGCACGACCTCCTCGTCCGTCTCCCTCACCTGGAACACGGTGTCGGGCGCGACCGGCTACACCGTCTACCGCAACGGCACCAAGGCCACGGCGGTGACCGGCACGTCGGCGACGGTGACCGGCCTCGCCGCCGCCACGTCGTACTCCTTCCAGGTCACGGCGACGAACGCGGCGGGCGAGTCGCCGAAGTCGACCACGGTGACGGCGACCACGGCGCCCTCCGGCGGCGGGAACGGACCCGCGCTCCCGAAGCACGTGGTGACCGGCTACTGGCAGAACTTCAACAACGGCGCGGCCGTGCAGAAGCTGTCGGACGTCCCGTCCCAGTACGACATCATCGCGGTGGCCTTCGCGGACGCGACCGGCACTCCGGGCGCCGTCACCTTCACCCTGGACTCGGCCGGCCTCGGCGGCTACACCGTGGACCAGTTCAAGGCCGACATCCGGGCCAAGCAGGCGGCCGGCAAGAAGGTCATCATCTCGGTGGGCGGCGAGCGCGGCACGGTCACGGTCAACGACGCGGCGTCCGCGACGAACTTCGCCAACTCGGTGTACGCGCTGATGCGGGAGTACGGCTTCGACGGCGTCGACATCGACCTGGAGAACGGCCTCAACGCGACGTACATGACGCAGGCGCTGCGGGCGCTGTCCGCGAAGGCGGGCCCGTCGATGATCCTCACGATGGCGCCGCAGACCATCGACATGCAGTCGACGTCGAACTCCTACTTCCAGACCGCGCTGAACGTGAAGGACATCCTCACGGTCGTCAACATGCAGTACTACAACAGCGGTTCCATGCTGGGCTGCGACGGCAAGGTCTACAGCCAGGGCACGGTCGACTTCCTCACCGCCCTGGCCTGCATCCAGCTGGAGGGCGGCCTGGCCCCGTCCCAGGTGGGCCTCGGCCTCCCCGCCTCGACCCGGGCGGCGGGCGGCGGCTACGTCTCCCCGTCGGTCGTCAACAGCGCCCTGGACTGCCTCACGAAGGGCACGAACTGCGGTTCCTTCAAGCCGTCACGGACCTACCCCGACCTGCGGGGCGCGATGACCTGGTCCACCAACTGGGACGCCACGGCGGGCAACGCCTGGTCCAACGCGGTCGGCCCCCACGTGCACGCGCTGCCGTAG
- a CDS encoding CpaF family protein has translation MSLRARINSPEEHGSRGEDGHLVASYRAKLLEEIDLAEMSALAAAERRARLERVLGHIISREGPVLSTVERSQLIRRVVDEALGLGILEPLLEDASITEIMVNGPDAIFVERGGRVEQLPLRFASNDQLMQTIERIVSTVNRRVDESNPMVDARLPSGERVNVIIPPLSLTGPTLTIRRFPRSFTLHELIGFGSLDEHMLYLLAGLVQARFNIIVSGATGTGKTTLLNALSGLIPETERIITIEDSAELQLQQQHVIRLESRPPNVEGKGQVTIRDLVRNSLRMRPDRIVVGEVRGGESLDMLQAMSTGHDGSLATVHANSAEDALMRLQTLASMSDVEVPFVALHDQINSAVDVVVQLTRFADGARRVTEIAVLDSHGGEPYRLATVARFDARPMTPDGRVHGAFRYFPLPRRTADRLYMASQPVPQAFGVAHTEDQLATRTWN, from the coding sequence ATGAGCCTGCGCGCACGCATCAACTCGCCCGAGGAACACGGCAGCCGGGGCGAGGACGGCCACCTCGTCGCCTCCTACCGCGCCAAGCTGCTGGAGGAGATCGACCTCGCCGAGATGAGCGCGCTGGCCGCCGCCGAGCGCCGGGCGCGCCTGGAGCGGGTGCTCGGGCACATCATCAGCCGCGAGGGCCCCGTACTGTCCACGGTGGAGCGGTCGCAGCTGATCCGCCGGGTGGTCGACGAGGCCCTCGGCCTCGGCATCCTCGAACCCCTCCTCGAAGACGCCTCGATCACCGAGATCATGGTCAACGGCCCCGACGCGATTTTCGTCGAACGCGGCGGCCGGGTGGAACAACTCCCGCTGCGTTTCGCCTCGAACGACCAGCTGATGCAGACGATCGAGCGGATCGTGTCCACCGTGAACCGGCGGGTCGACGAGTCCAACCCCATGGTCGACGCCCGCCTGCCCTCCGGCGAACGCGTCAACGTCATCATCCCCCCGCTCTCCCTGACCGGCCCGACCCTCACCATCCGCCGCTTCCCGCGCTCCTTCACCCTCCACGAGCTGATCGGCTTCGGCTCCCTCGACGAGCACATGCTCTACCTGCTGGCGGGCCTGGTGCAGGCCCGGTTCAACATCATCGTCTCGGGCGCCACCGGCACCGGGAAGACGACCCTGCTCAACGCCCTCTCCGGCCTCATCCCCGAGACCGAGCGGATCATCACCATCGAGGACTCCGCCGAACTCCAGCTCCAGCAGCAGCACGTCATCCGCCTGGAGTCGCGCCCGCCGAACGTCGAGGGCAAGGGCCAGGTCACCATCCGCGACCTGGTCCGCAACTCGCTGCGGATGCGCCCCGACCGGATCGTCGTCGGCGAGGTGCGCGGCGGGGAGTCCCTGGACATGCTCCAGGCCATGTCCACCGGCCACGACGGATCGCTGGCGACCGTCCACGCCAACAGCGCCGAGGACGCCCTGATGCGGCTGCAGACCCTCGCCTCCATGTCGGACGTCGAGGTGCCCTTCGTGGCGCTCCACGACCAGATCAACAGCGCCGTCGACGTCGTCGTCCAGCTCACCCGCTTCGCCGACGGCGCGCGCCGCGTCACCGAGATCGCCGTCCTCGACAGCCACGGCGGGGAGCCGTACCGCCTGGCCACCGTCGCCCGCTTCGACGCCCGGCCGATGACGCCCGACGGCCGGGTCCACGGCGCGTTCCGGTACTTCCCGTTGCCCCGCCGCACCGCCGACCGCCTGTACATGGCGAGCCAGCCCGTCCCGCAGGCCTTCGGCGTCGCCCACACCGAGGACCAGCTCGCCACCCGGACGTGGAACTGA
- a CDS encoding Nramp family divalent metal transporter, with translation MADTTGNTTEPQVGGTDSPTRKSSWKYIGPGIVVAATGVGAGDLVATLIAGSNFGYTLLWAAVVGCLVKISLAEAAGRWHLSTGRTLFDGWASLGRWTTYFFAVYLVIWGFVYGAAAMSSSALPLQALFPGVMDLKWWAVACGLVGLVFVWFNKYAVFEKVMTVLVGVMFVVTVYLAIRVTPNLGEAFAGLLPVLPDEQDSILNTLGLIGGVGGTITLAAYGYWVNAKGWTDTGWMKVMRLDNRVAYATTGVFVVAMLFVGAELLHSANVAIASGDKGLIQLGDILDEKYGTATAKFFLIGFFATSFTSLIGVWHGVSLMFADFVARYRKDDAAKAEAVASGTRERSWPFRAYLLWLTFPPVVLLFQGQPFRLIILYGVLGAAFLPFLAGTLLWLLNSSRTPREWRNSWLSNGMLTLAGLLFLILCVKQIWDQPWSEFF, from the coding sequence ATGGCGGACACCACGGGAAACACCACGGAACCACAGGTCGGCGGCACTGACTCCCCAACTCGCAAATCCAGTTGGAAGTACATCGGCCCCGGGATCGTCGTGGCCGCGACGGGCGTGGGCGCCGGCGACCTGGTCGCGACGCTCATCGCCGGCAGCAACTTCGGCTACACGCTCCTGTGGGCCGCGGTCGTCGGCTGCCTGGTGAAGATCTCACTGGCCGAGGCGGCGGGCCGCTGGCACCTCTCCACCGGCCGCACCCTCTTCGACGGCTGGGCCAGCCTGGGCCGCTGGACCACGTACTTCTTCGCCGTCTACCTGGTGATCTGGGGCTTCGTCTACGGCGCGGCGGCCATGTCGTCCAGTGCGCTGCCGCTCCAGGCGCTGTTCCCCGGCGTGATGGACCTGAAGTGGTGGGCGGTGGCCTGCGGCCTGGTCGGGCTGGTCTTCGTCTGGTTCAACAAGTACGCGGTGTTCGAGAAGGTCATGACGGTCCTGGTCGGCGTCATGTTCGTCGTGACGGTCTACCTGGCCATCAGGGTCACCCCGAACCTGGGAGAGGCCTTCGCCGGCCTGCTCCCCGTGCTGCCCGACGAGCAGGACTCCATCCTCAACACCCTCGGCCTGATCGGCGGCGTGGGCGGCACGATCACCCTCGCGGCCTACGGCTACTGGGTCAACGCCAAGGGCTGGACCGACACGGGCTGGATGAAGGTCATGCGGCTGGACAACCGCGTCGCCTACGCGACCACGGGCGTCTTCGTGGTCGCCATGCTCTTCGTCGGCGCGGAACTGCTCCACTCCGCGAACGTGGCCATCGCGAGCGGCGACAAGGGCCTGATCCAGCTCGGCGACATCCTTGACGAGAAGTACGGCACGGCGACGGCGAAGTTCTTCCTCATCGGCTTCTTCGCCACGTCCTTCACGTCCCTGATCGGCGTCTGGCACGGCGTGAGCCTGATGTTCGCCGACTTCGTCGCCCGTTACCGCAAGGACGACGCCGCCAAGGCCGAGGCGGTGGCCTCCGGCACCCGCGAACGCTCCTGGCCCTTCCGCGCGTACCTGTTGTGGCTGACCTTCCCCCCGGTCGTCCTGCTCTTCCAGGGCCAGCCCTTCCGCCTCATCATCCTCTACGGCGTCCTCGGCGCGGCCTTCCTCCCCTTCCTGGCCGGCACCCTCCTGTGGCTCCTCAACTCCTCCCGCACCCCCCGCGAATGGCGCAACAGCTGGCTCAGCAACGGCATGCTCACCCTGGCCGGCCTGCTGTTCCTGATCCTGTGCGTGAAACAGATCTGGGACCAGCCGTGGTCGGAGTTCTTCTAG